A window of Oncorhynchus tshawytscha isolate Ot180627B linkage group LG10, Otsh_v2.0, whole genome shotgun sequence contains these coding sequences:
- the LOC112246480 gene encoding butyrophilin subfamily 1 member A1 isoform X14 codes for MGCCGSKPEEQISDSTAEQENPLLTDTHLKLSPKKDASARSIKKTAKFDINQARSHEVDVTLDVDTAHPKLKIHGNSLQWTNESPQRKIEVENCFDEEPFVLGKMGSPLKTYWEVNVKEKDDWVLGVAKVTANRKGPLAFSPTNGFWVIRLSNGQRLKAMEDEEHVLDKGIPDKVGIYLDYQERKVTFFNAEEDSLIYSFINGPSYQDDVLPLFSPWNNDAKPITILPITAT; via the exons ATGG GATGTTGTGGCTCAAAACCAGAAGAACAGA TTTCTGACTCAACTGCAGAGCAAGAAAACCCTTTACTGACAGATACTCATCTCAAACTATCTCCTAAGAAAG ATGCATCAGCAAGATCCATCAAGAAGACTGCAAAGTTCG ATATAAATCAAGCACGCTCACATGAAG TGGATGTTACTCTGGATGTGGACACTGCTCACCCTAAGCTGAAGATACATGGGAACTCACTACAGTGGACTAATGAATCACCACAGAGAAAAATTGAAGTTGAAAACTGTTTTGATGAAGAGCCTTTTGTGTTGGGCAAAATGGGCAGTCCTTTGAAGACTTACTGGGAGGTGAATGTGAAGGAGAAGGATGACTGGGTGCTTGGCGTTGCCAAGGTAACGGCTAACAGGAAGGGGCCGTTGGCTTTCAGTCCAACTAATGGCTTCTGGGTAATCAGACTATCCAATGGGCAAAGACTTAAAGCCATGGAGGATGAAGAACACGTTCTTGACAAAGGTATTCCAGATAAAGTTGGTATCTATCTAGATTATCAGGAAAGGAAGGTGACTTTCTTTAATGCAGAAGAAGATTCACTCATCTACTCATTTATCAATGGACCAAGTTATCAGGATGATGTCCTGCCACTTTTCTCACCCTGGAACAACGATGCAAAACCAATCACAATTTTGCCCATCACAGCAACATAG
- the LOC112246480 gene encoding butyrophilin subfamily 1 member A1 isoform X13 — protein sequence MGCCGSKPEEQISDSTAEQENPLLTDTHLKLSPKKGQGVTKMHQQDPSRRLQNINQARSHEVDVTLDVDTAHPKLKIHGNSLQWTNESPQRKIEVENCFDEEPFVLGKMGSPLKTYWEVNVKEKDDWVLGVAKVTANRKGPLAFSPTNGFWVIRLSNGQRLKAMEDEEHVLDKGIPDKVGIYLDYQERKVTFFNAEEDSLIYSFINGPSYQDDVLPLFSPWNNDAKPITILPITAT from the exons ATGG GATGTTGTGGCTCAAAACCAGAAGAACAGA TTTCTGACTCAACTGCAGAGCAAGAAAACCCTTTACTGACAGATACTCATCTCAAACTATCTCCTAAGAAAG gtcagggcgtgactaag ATGCATCAGCAAGATCCATCAAGAAGACTGCAAA ATATAAATCAAGCACGCTCACATGAAG TGGATGTTACTCTGGATGTGGACACTGCTCACCCTAAGCTGAAGATACATGGGAACTCACTACAGTGGACTAATGAATCACCACAGAGAAAAATTGAAGTTGAAAACTGTTTTGATGAAGAGCCTTTTGTGTTGGGCAAAATGGGCAGTCCTTTGAAGACTTACTGGGAGGTGAATGTGAAGGAGAAGGATGACTGGGTGCTTGGCGTTGCCAAGGTAACGGCTAACAGGAAGGGGCCGTTGGCTTTCAGTCCAACTAATGGCTTCTGGGTAATCAGACTATCCAATGGGCAAAGACTTAAAGCCATGGAGGATGAAGAACACGTTCTTGACAAAGGTATTCCAGATAAAGTTGGTATCTATCTAGATTATCAGGAAAGGAAGGTGACTTTCTTTAATGCAGAAGAAGATTCACTCATCTACTCATTTATCAATGGACCAAGTTATCAGGATGATGTCCTGCCACTTTTCTCACCCTGGAACAACGATGCAAAACCAATCACAATTTTGCCCATCACAGCAACATAG
- the LOC112246480 gene encoding butyrophilin subfamily 1 member A1 isoform X16 — MGCCGSKPEEQKQENPLLTDTHLKLSPKKGQGVTKMHQQDPSRRLQNINQARSHEVDVTLDVDTAHPKLKIHGNSLQWTNESPQRKIEVENCFDEEPFVLGKMGSPLKTYWEVNVKEKDDWVLGVAKVTANRKGPLAFSPTNGFWVIRLSNGQRLKAMEDEEHVLDKGIPDKVGIYLDYQERKVTFFNAEEDSLIYSFINGPSYQDDVLPLFSPWNNDAKPITILPITAT, encoded by the exons ATGG GATGTTGTGGCTCAAAACCAGAAGAACAGA AGCAAGAAAACCCTTTACTGACAGATACTCATCTCAAACTATCTCCTAAGAAAG gtcagggcgtgactaag ATGCATCAGCAAGATCCATCAAGAAGACTGCAAA ATATAAATCAAGCACGCTCACATGAAG TGGATGTTACTCTGGATGTGGACACTGCTCACCCTAAGCTGAAGATACATGGGAACTCACTACAGTGGACTAATGAATCACCACAGAGAAAAATTGAAGTTGAAAACTGTTTTGATGAAGAGCCTTTTGTGTTGGGCAAAATGGGCAGTCCTTTGAAGACTTACTGGGAGGTGAATGTGAAGGAGAAGGATGACTGGGTGCTTGGCGTTGCCAAGGTAACGGCTAACAGGAAGGGGCCGTTGGCTTTCAGTCCAACTAATGGCTTCTGGGTAATCAGACTATCCAATGGGCAAAGACTTAAAGCCATGGAGGATGAAGAACACGTTCTTGACAAAGGTATTCCAGATAAAGTTGGTATCTATCTAGATTATCAGGAAAGGAAGGTGACTTTCTTTAATGCAGAAGAAGATTCACTCATCTACTCATTTATCAATGGACCAAGTTATCAGGATGATGTCCTGCCACTTTTCTCACCCTGGAACAACGATGCAAAACCAATCACAATTTTGCCCATCACAGCAACATAG
- the LOC112246480 gene encoding butyrophilin subfamily 1 member A1 isoform X17, whose translation MGCCGSKPEEQKQENPLLTDTHLKLSPKKDASARSIKKTAKFDINQARSHEVDVTLDVDTAHPKLKIHGNSLQWTNESPQRKIEVENCFDEEPFVLGKMGSPLKTYWEVNVKEKDDWVLGVAKVTANRKGPLAFSPTNGFWVIRLSNGQRLKAMEDEEHVLDKGIPDKVGIYLDYQERKVTFFNAEEDSLIYSFINGPSYQDDVLPLFSPWNNDAKPITILPITAT comes from the exons ATGG GATGTTGTGGCTCAAAACCAGAAGAACAGA AGCAAGAAAACCCTTTACTGACAGATACTCATCTCAAACTATCTCCTAAGAAAG ATGCATCAGCAAGATCCATCAAGAAGACTGCAAAGTTCG ATATAAATCAAGCACGCTCACATGAAG TGGATGTTACTCTGGATGTGGACACTGCTCACCCTAAGCTGAAGATACATGGGAACTCACTACAGTGGACTAATGAATCACCACAGAGAAAAATTGAAGTTGAAAACTGTTTTGATGAAGAGCCTTTTGTGTTGGGCAAAATGGGCAGTCCTTTGAAGACTTACTGGGAGGTGAATGTGAAGGAGAAGGATGACTGGGTGCTTGGCGTTGCCAAGGTAACGGCTAACAGGAAGGGGCCGTTGGCTTTCAGTCCAACTAATGGCTTCTGGGTAATCAGACTATCCAATGGGCAAAGACTTAAAGCCATGGAGGATGAAGAACACGTTCTTGACAAAGGTATTCCAGATAAAGTTGGTATCTATCTAGATTATCAGGAAAGGAAGGTGACTTTCTTTAATGCAGAAGAAGATTCACTCATCTACTCATTTATCAATGGACCAAGTTATCAGGATGATGTCCTGCCACTTTTCTCACCCTGGAACAACGATGCAAAACCAATCACAATTTTGCCCATCACAGCAACATAG
- the LOC112246480 gene encoding butyrophilin subfamily 1 member A1 isoform X20, which produces MGCFESKTEGENKENPSQSETQLKLSPEKDINQARSHEVDVTLDVDTAHPKLKIHGNSLQWIDDSPQRNIDIENCFNEEPFVMGKMGSPLKTYWEVNVKEKDDWVLGVAKATSNRKGPLAFSPTNGFWVIRLSNGQRLKAMEDEEHVLDKGIPDKVGIYLDYQERKVTFFNADEDSLIYSFINGPSYQDDVLPLFSPWNNDAKPITILSITAT; this is translated from the exons ATGG GATGTTTTGAATCaaaaacagaaggagaga ACAAAGAAAACCCTTCACAGTCAGAAACTCAGCTCAAACTATCTCCAGAAAAAG ATATAAATCAAGCACGCTCACATGAAG TGGATGTTACTCTGGATGTGGACACAGCTCACCCTAAGCTGAAGATACATGGGAACTCACTACAGTGGATAGATGATTCACCACAGAGAAACATTGACATTGAGAACTGTTTTAATGAAGAGCCTTTTGTGATGGGCAAAATGGGCAGTCCTTTGAAGACTTACTGGGAGGTGAATGTGAAGGAGAAGGATGACTGGGTGCTTGGCGTTGCCAAGGCAACGTCTAACAGGAAGGGGCCGTTGGCTTTCAGTCCAACTAATGGCTTCTGGGTAATCAGACTATCCAATGGGCAAAGACTTAAAGCCATGGAGGATGAAGAACACGTTCTTGACAAAGGTATTCCAGATAAAGTTGGTATCTATCTAGATTATCAGGAAAGGAAGGTGACTTTCTTTAATGCAGATGAAGATTCACTCATCTACTCATTTATCAATGGACCAAGTTATCAGGATGATGTCCTGCCACTTTTCTCACCCTGGAACAATGATGCAAAACCAATCACAATTTTGTCCATCACAGCAACATAG
- the LOC112246480 gene encoding butyrophilin subfamily 1 member A1 isoform X2, which produces MATITMAIATIMMGCCGSKPEEQIESTVDSTNKVSDSTAEQENPLLTDTHLKLSPKKDASARSIKKTAKFDINQARSHEVDVTLDVDTAHPKLKIHGNSLQWTNESPQRKIEVENCFDEEPFVLGKMGSPLKTYWEVNVKEKDDWVLGVAKVTANRKGPLAFSPTNGFWVIRLSNGQRLKAMEDEEHVLDKGIPDKVGIYLDYQERKVTFFNAEEDSLIYSFINGPSYQDDVLPLFSPWNNDAKPITILPITAT; this is translated from the exons ATGG CCACCATCACCATGGCAATCGCCACCATCATGATGG GATGTTGTGGCTCAAAACCAGAAGAACAGA tagagagcacAGTGGATTCAACAAATAAGG TTTCTGACTCAACTGCAGAGCAAGAAAACCCTTTACTGACAGATACTCATCTCAAACTATCTCCTAAGAAAG ATGCATCAGCAAGATCCATCAAGAAGACTGCAAAGTTCG ATATAAATCAAGCACGCTCACATGAAG TGGATGTTACTCTGGATGTGGACACTGCTCACCCTAAGCTGAAGATACATGGGAACTCACTACAGTGGACTAATGAATCACCACAGAGAAAAATTGAAGTTGAAAACTGTTTTGATGAAGAGCCTTTTGTGTTGGGCAAAATGGGCAGTCCTTTGAAGACTTACTGGGAGGTGAATGTGAAGGAGAAGGATGACTGGGTGCTTGGCGTTGCCAAGGTAACGGCTAACAGGAAGGGGCCGTTGGCTTTCAGTCCAACTAATGGCTTCTGGGTAATCAGACTATCCAATGGGCAAAGACTTAAAGCCATGGAGGATGAAGAACACGTTCTTGACAAAGGTATTCCAGATAAAGTTGGTATCTATCTAGATTATCAGGAAAGGAAGGTGACTTTCTTTAATGCAGAAGAAGATTCACTCATCTACTCATTTATCAATGGACCAAGTTATCAGGATGATGTCCTGCCACTTTTCTCACCCTGGAACAACGATGCAAAACCAATCACAATTTTGCCCATCACAGCAACATAG
- the LOC112246480 gene encoding butyrophilin subfamily 1 member A1 isoform X3, giving the protein MATITMAIATIMMGCCGSKPEEQIESTVDSTNKEQENPLLTDTHLKLSPKKGQGVTKMHQQDPSRRLQNINQARSHEVDVTLDVDTAHPKLKIHGNSLQWTNESPQRKIEVENCFDEEPFVLGKMGSPLKTYWEVNVKEKDDWVLGVAKVTANRKGPLAFSPTNGFWVIRLSNGQRLKAMEDEEHVLDKGIPDKVGIYLDYQERKVTFFNAEEDSLIYSFINGPSYQDDVLPLFSPWNNDAKPITILPITAT; this is encoded by the exons ATGG CCACCATCACCATGGCAATCGCCACCATCATGATGG GATGTTGTGGCTCAAAACCAGAAGAACAGA tagagagcacAGTGGATTCAACAAATAAGG AGCAAGAAAACCCTTTACTGACAGATACTCATCTCAAACTATCTCCTAAGAAAG gtcagggcgtgactaag ATGCATCAGCAAGATCCATCAAGAAGACTGCAAA ATATAAATCAAGCACGCTCACATGAAG TGGATGTTACTCTGGATGTGGACACTGCTCACCCTAAGCTGAAGATACATGGGAACTCACTACAGTGGACTAATGAATCACCACAGAGAAAAATTGAAGTTGAAAACTGTTTTGATGAAGAGCCTTTTGTGTTGGGCAAAATGGGCAGTCCTTTGAAGACTTACTGGGAGGTGAATGTGAAGGAGAAGGATGACTGGGTGCTTGGCGTTGCCAAGGTAACGGCTAACAGGAAGGGGCCGTTGGCTTTCAGTCCAACTAATGGCTTCTGGGTAATCAGACTATCCAATGGGCAAAGACTTAAAGCCATGGAGGATGAAGAACACGTTCTTGACAAAGGTATTCCAGATAAAGTTGGTATCTATCTAGATTATCAGGAAAGGAAGGTGACTTTCTTTAATGCAGAAGAAGATTCACTCATCTACTCATTTATCAATGGACCAAGTTATCAGGATGATGTCCTGCCACTTTTCTCACCCTGGAACAACGATGCAAAACCAATCACAATTTTGCCCATCACAGCAACATAG
- the LOC112246480 gene encoding butyrophilin subfamily 1 member A1 isoform X1, protein MATITMAIATIMMGCCGSKPEEQIESTVDSTNKVSDSTAEQENPLLTDTHLKLSPKKGQGVTKMHQQDPSRRLQNINQARSHEVDVTLDVDTAHPKLKIHGNSLQWTNESPQRKIEVENCFDEEPFVLGKMGSPLKTYWEVNVKEKDDWVLGVAKVTANRKGPLAFSPTNGFWVIRLSNGQRLKAMEDEEHVLDKGIPDKVGIYLDYQERKVTFFNAEEDSLIYSFINGPSYQDDVLPLFSPWNNDAKPITILPITAT, encoded by the exons ATGG CCACCATCACCATGGCAATCGCCACCATCATGATGG GATGTTGTGGCTCAAAACCAGAAGAACAGA tagagagcacAGTGGATTCAACAAATAAGG TTTCTGACTCAACTGCAGAGCAAGAAAACCCTTTACTGACAGATACTCATCTCAAACTATCTCCTAAGAAAG gtcagggcgtgactaag ATGCATCAGCAAGATCCATCAAGAAGACTGCAAA ATATAAATCAAGCACGCTCACATGAAG TGGATGTTACTCTGGATGTGGACACTGCTCACCCTAAGCTGAAGATACATGGGAACTCACTACAGTGGACTAATGAATCACCACAGAGAAAAATTGAAGTTGAAAACTGTTTTGATGAAGAGCCTTTTGTGTTGGGCAAAATGGGCAGTCCTTTGAAGACTTACTGGGAGGTGAATGTGAAGGAGAAGGATGACTGGGTGCTTGGCGTTGCCAAGGTAACGGCTAACAGGAAGGGGCCGTTGGCTTTCAGTCCAACTAATGGCTTCTGGGTAATCAGACTATCCAATGGGCAAAGACTTAAAGCCATGGAGGATGAAGAACACGTTCTTGACAAAGGTATTCCAGATAAAGTTGGTATCTATCTAGATTATCAGGAAAGGAAGGTGACTTTCTTTAATGCAGAAGAAGATTCACTCATCTACTCATTTATCAATGGACCAAGTTATCAGGATGATGTCCTGCCACTTTTCTCACCCTGGAACAACGATGCAAAACCAATCACAATTTTGCCCATCACAGCAACATAG
- the LOC112246480 gene encoding butyrophilin subfamily 1 member A1 isoform X18 has translation MGCFESKTEGEIQSTVDSTTKDKENPSQSETQLKLSPEKDINQARSHEVDVTLDVDTAHPKLKIHGNSLQWIDDSPQRNIDIENCFNEEPFVMGKMGSPLKTYWEVNVKEKDDWVLGVAKATSNRKGPLAFSPTNGFWVIRLSNGQRLKAMEDEEHVLDKGIPDKVGIYLDYQERKVTFFNADEDSLIYSFINGPSYQDDVLPLFSPWNNDAKPITILSITAT, from the exons ATGG GATGTTTTGAATCaaaaacagaaggagaga TACAGAGCACGGTGGATTCAACAACGAAGG ACAAAGAAAACCCTTCACAGTCAGAAACTCAGCTCAAACTATCTCCAGAAAAAG ATATAAATCAAGCACGCTCACATGAAG TGGATGTTACTCTGGATGTGGACACAGCTCACCCTAAGCTGAAGATACATGGGAACTCACTACAGTGGATAGATGATTCACCACAGAGAAACATTGACATTGAGAACTGTTTTAATGAAGAGCCTTTTGTGATGGGCAAAATGGGCAGTCCTTTGAAGACTTACTGGGAGGTGAATGTGAAGGAGAAGGATGACTGGGTGCTTGGCGTTGCCAAGGCAACGTCTAACAGGAAGGGGCCGTTGGCTTTCAGTCCAACTAATGGCTTCTGGGTAATCAGACTATCCAATGGGCAAAGACTTAAAGCCATGGAGGATGAAGAACACGTTCTTGACAAAGGTATTCCAGATAAAGTTGGTATCTATCTAGATTATCAGGAAAGGAAGGTGACTTTCTTTAATGCAGATGAAGATTCACTCATCTACTCATTTATCAATGGACCAAGTTATCAGGATGATGTCCTGCCACTTTTCTCACCCTGGAACAATGATGCAAAACCAATCACAATTTTGTCCATCACAGCAACATAG
- the LOC112246480 gene encoding butyrophilin subfamily 1 member A1 isoform X10 — MGCCGSKPEEQIESTVDSTNKEQENPLLTDTHLKLSPKKGQGVTKMHQQDPSRRLQNINQARSHEVDVTLDVDTAHPKLKIHGNSLQWTNESPQRKIEVENCFDEEPFVLGKMGSPLKTYWEVNVKEKDDWVLGVAKVTANRKGPLAFSPTNGFWVIRLSNGQRLKAMEDEEHVLDKGIPDKVGIYLDYQERKVTFFNAEEDSLIYSFINGPSYQDDVLPLFSPWNNDAKPITILPITAT, encoded by the exons ATGG GATGTTGTGGCTCAAAACCAGAAGAACAGA tagagagcacAGTGGATTCAACAAATAAGG AGCAAGAAAACCCTTTACTGACAGATACTCATCTCAAACTATCTCCTAAGAAAG gtcagggcgtgactaag ATGCATCAGCAAGATCCATCAAGAAGACTGCAAA ATATAAATCAAGCACGCTCACATGAAG TGGATGTTACTCTGGATGTGGACACTGCTCACCCTAAGCTGAAGATACATGGGAACTCACTACAGTGGACTAATGAATCACCACAGAGAAAAATTGAAGTTGAAAACTGTTTTGATGAAGAGCCTTTTGTGTTGGGCAAAATGGGCAGTCCTTTGAAGACTTACTGGGAGGTGAATGTGAAGGAGAAGGATGACTGGGTGCTTGGCGTTGCCAAGGTAACGGCTAACAGGAAGGGGCCGTTGGCTTTCAGTCCAACTAATGGCTTCTGGGTAATCAGACTATCCAATGGGCAAAGACTTAAAGCCATGGAGGATGAAGAACACGTTCTTGACAAAGGTATTCCAGATAAAGTTGGTATCTATCTAGATTATCAGGAAAGGAAGGTGACTTTCTTTAATGCAGAAGAAGATTCACTCATCTACTCATTTATCAATGGACCAAGTTATCAGGATGATGTCCTGCCACTTTTCTCACCCTGGAACAACGATGCAAAACCAATCACAATTTTGCCCATCACAGCAACATAG
- the LOC112246480 gene encoding butyrophilin subfamily 1 member A1 isoform X5 translates to MATITMAIATIMMGCCGSKPEEQISDSTAEQENPLLTDTHLKLSPKKGQGVTKMHQQDPSRRLQNINQARSHEVDVTLDVDTAHPKLKIHGNSLQWTNESPQRKIEVENCFDEEPFVLGKMGSPLKTYWEVNVKEKDDWVLGVAKVTANRKGPLAFSPTNGFWVIRLSNGQRLKAMEDEEHVLDKGIPDKVGIYLDYQERKVTFFNAEEDSLIYSFINGPSYQDDVLPLFSPWNNDAKPITILPITAT, encoded by the exons ATGG CCACCATCACCATGGCAATCGCCACCATCATGATGG GATGTTGTGGCTCAAAACCAGAAGAACAGA TTTCTGACTCAACTGCAGAGCAAGAAAACCCTTTACTGACAGATACTCATCTCAAACTATCTCCTAAGAAAG gtcagggcgtgactaag ATGCATCAGCAAGATCCATCAAGAAGACTGCAAA ATATAAATCAAGCACGCTCACATGAAG TGGATGTTACTCTGGATGTGGACACTGCTCACCCTAAGCTGAAGATACATGGGAACTCACTACAGTGGACTAATGAATCACCACAGAGAAAAATTGAAGTTGAAAACTGTTTTGATGAAGAGCCTTTTGTGTTGGGCAAAATGGGCAGTCCTTTGAAGACTTACTGGGAGGTGAATGTGAAGGAGAAGGATGACTGGGTGCTTGGCGTTGCCAAGGTAACGGCTAACAGGAAGGGGCCGTTGGCTTTCAGTCCAACTAATGGCTTCTGGGTAATCAGACTATCCAATGGGCAAAGACTTAAAGCCATGGAGGATGAAGAACACGTTCTTGACAAAGGTATTCCAGATAAAGTTGGTATCTATCTAGATTATCAGGAAAGGAAGGTGACTTTCTTTAATGCAGAAGAAGATTCACTCATCTACTCATTTATCAATGGACCAAGTTATCAGGATGATGTCCTGCCACTTTTCTCACCCTGGAACAACGATGCAAAACCAATCACAATTTTGCCCATCACAGCAACATAG
- the LOC112246480 gene encoding butyrophilin subfamily 1 member A1 isoform X6, whose amino-acid sequence MGCCGSKPEEQIESTVDSTNKVSDSTAEQENPLLTDTHLKLSPKKGQGVTKMHQQDPSRRLQNINQARSHEVDVTLDVDTAHPKLKIHGNSLQWTNESPQRKIEVENCFDEEPFVLGKMGSPLKTYWEVNVKEKDDWVLGVAKVTANRKGPLAFSPTNGFWVIRLSNGQRLKAMEDEEHVLDKGIPDKVGIYLDYQERKVTFFNAEEDSLIYSFINGPSYQDDVLPLFSPWNNDAKPITILPITAT is encoded by the exons ATGG GATGTTGTGGCTCAAAACCAGAAGAACAGA tagagagcacAGTGGATTCAACAAATAAGG TTTCTGACTCAACTGCAGAGCAAGAAAACCCTTTACTGACAGATACTCATCTCAAACTATCTCCTAAGAAAG gtcagggcgtgactaag ATGCATCAGCAAGATCCATCAAGAAGACTGCAAA ATATAAATCAAGCACGCTCACATGAAG TGGATGTTACTCTGGATGTGGACACTGCTCACCCTAAGCTGAAGATACATGGGAACTCACTACAGTGGACTAATGAATCACCACAGAGAAAAATTGAAGTTGAAAACTGTTTTGATGAAGAGCCTTTTGTGTTGGGCAAAATGGGCAGTCCTTTGAAGACTTACTGGGAGGTGAATGTGAAGGAGAAGGATGACTGGGTGCTTGGCGTTGCCAAGGTAACGGCTAACAGGAAGGGGCCGTTGGCTTTCAGTCCAACTAATGGCTTCTGGGTAATCAGACTATCCAATGGGCAAAGACTTAAAGCCATGGAGGATGAAGAACACGTTCTTGACAAAGGTATTCCAGATAAAGTTGGTATCTATCTAGATTATCAGGAAAGGAAGGTGACTTTCTTTAATGCAGAAGAAGATTCACTCATCTACTCATTTATCAATGGACCAAGTTATCAGGATGATGTCCTGCCACTTTTCTCACCCTGGAACAACGATGCAAAACCAATCACAATTTTGCCCATCACAGCAACATAG
- the LOC112246480 gene encoding butyrophilin subfamily 1 member A1 isoform X19 has protein sequence MATITMAIATIMMGCCGSKPEEQNASARSIKKTAKFDINQARSHEVDVTLDVDTAHPKLKIHGNSLQWTNESPQRKIEVENCFDEEPFVLGKMGSPLKTYWEVNVKEKDDWVLGVAKVTANRKGPLAFSPTNGFWVIRLSNGQRLKAMEDEEHVLDKGIPDKVGIYLDYQERKVTFFNAEEDSLIYSFINGPSYQDDVLPLFSPWNNDAKPITILPITAT, from the exons ATGG CCACCATCACCATGGCAATCGCCACCATCATGATGG GATGTTGTGGCTCAAAACCAGAAGAACAGA ATGCATCAGCAAGATCCATCAAGAAGACTGCAAAGTTCG ATATAAATCAAGCACGCTCACATGAAG TGGATGTTACTCTGGATGTGGACACTGCTCACCCTAAGCTGAAGATACATGGGAACTCACTACAGTGGACTAATGAATCACCACAGAGAAAAATTGAAGTTGAAAACTGTTTTGATGAAGAGCCTTTTGTGTTGGGCAAAATGGGCAGTCCTTTGAAGACTTACTGGGAGGTGAATGTGAAGGAGAAGGATGACTGGGTGCTTGGCGTTGCCAAGGTAACGGCTAACAGGAAGGGGCCGTTGGCTTTCAGTCCAACTAATGGCTTCTGGGTAATCAGACTATCCAATGGGCAAAGACTTAAAGCCATGGAGGATGAAGAACACGTTCTTGACAAAGGTATTCCAGATAAAGTTGGTATCTATCTAGATTATCAGGAAAGGAAGGTGACTTTCTTTAATGCAGAAGAAGATTCACTCATCTACTCATTTATCAATGGACCAAGTTATCAGGATGATGTCCTGCCACTTTTCTCACCCTGGAACAACGATGCAAAACCAATCACAATTTTGCCCATCACAGCAACATAG
- the LOC112246480 gene encoding butyrophilin subfamily 1 member A1 isoform X4 produces the protein MATITMAIATIMMGCCGSKPEEQIESTVDSTNKEQENPLLTDTHLKLSPKKDASARSIKKTAKFDINQARSHEVDVTLDVDTAHPKLKIHGNSLQWTNESPQRKIEVENCFDEEPFVLGKMGSPLKTYWEVNVKEKDDWVLGVAKVTANRKGPLAFSPTNGFWVIRLSNGQRLKAMEDEEHVLDKGIPDKVGIYLDYQERKVTFFNAEEDSLIYSFINGPSYQDDVLPLFSPWNNDAKPITILPITAT, from the exons ATGG CCACCATCACCATGGCAATCGCCACCATCATGATGG GATGTTGTGGCTCAAAACCAGAAGAACAGA tagagagcacAGTGGATTCAACAAATAAGG AGCAAGAAAACCCTTTACTGACAGATACTCATCTCAAACTATCTCCTAAGAAAG ATGCATCAGCAAGATCCATCAAGAAGACTGCAAAGTTCG ATATAAATCAAGCACGCTCACATGAAG TGGATGTTACTCTGGATGTGGACACTGCTCACCCTAAGCTGAAGATACATGGGAACTCACTACAGTGGACTAATGAATCACCACAGAGAAAAATTGAAGTTGAAAACTGTTTTGATGAAGAGCCTTTTGTGTTGGGCAAAATGGGCAGTCCTTTGAAGACTTACTGGGAGGTGAATGTGAAGGAGAAGGATGACTGGGTGCTTGGCGTTGCCAAGGTAACGGCTAACAGGAAGGGGCCGTTGGCTTTCAGTCCAACTAATGGCTTCTGGGTAATCAGACTATCCAATGGGCAAAGACTTAAAGCCATGGAGGATGAAGAACACGTTCTTGACAAAGGTATTCCAGATAAAGTTGGTATCTATCTAGATTATCAGGAAAGGAAGGTGACTTTCTTTAATGCAGAAGAAGATTCACTCATCTACTCATTTATCAATGGACCAAGTTATCAGGATGATGTCCTGCCACTTTTCTCACCCTGGAACAACGATGCAAAACCAATCACAATTTTGCCCATCACAGCAACATAG